A single region of the Hyphomicrobiales bacterium genome encodes:
- a CDS encoding conserved hypothetical protein (Evidence 4 : Unknown function but conserved in other organisms): MGVSRRELARILGVSEAGVRKALSQGKITALPDGTIDPEAAREAWAKNSDPARTKVRSARTVRTDPEQAAPLDEGTAREAVNLIKRVLMEEGGAESTGLDFDQARTAETILKARERDIRIAKLRKELVPLEAVRKHVNRAFTGYRQAVQGIPARFGAQMAAEVGCDVGLLDAALNKVIAMVLDELSSPVVRA; this comes from the coding sequence TTGGGTGTTTCACGTCGAGAGCTGGCCCGGATCCTCGGGGTGTCGGAGGCCGGCGTCCGAAAGGCGCTGAGCCAAGGGAAAATCACGGCGCTGCCCGATGGGACGATTGATCCCGAGGCGGCGCGCGAGGCTTGGGCCAAAAACTCCGACCCGGCGCGCACCAAAGTGCGCAGTGCGCGCACTGTGCGCACGGATCCCGAACAGGCAGCGCCCCTCGACGAAGGCACCGCTCGTGAAGCGGTCAACCTGATCAAGCGCGTGTTGATGGAGGAGGGCGGGGCTGAATCCACTGGCCTCGACTTCGACCAGGCCCGCACCGCTGAGACCATCCTGAAAGCACGCGAGCGCGACATCCGCATCGCGAAGCTGCGGAAGGAACTCGTGCCGCTTGAGGCTGTCCGCAAACACGTCAATCGAGCCTTCACCGGCTATCGCCAGGCGGTGCAGGGCATCCCGGCGCGCTTCGGCGCGCAGATGGCAGCCGAGGTCGGCTGTGACGTTGGGCTGCTCGACGCGGCGCTGAACAAAGTGATCGCGATGGTGCTCGATGAATTATCAAGCCCGGTGGTCCGAGCCTGA
- a CDS encoding conserved hypothetical protein (Evidence 4 : Unknown function but conserved in other organisms), protein MQILVSTDGVIQQFADAIQPARMQRAMREGLQEGGKKTLTQVRRALRTQTGVKAYRAILERTHGSMAGDLAYVIRGEGKGMPIGNFRVGVNSKGVLAFPWGTAHQFKRSFAVGGRYRARTTSARFPIRALYGPSVAKEIVKDQSEQTFEQSARTFVLDAITRRVMRAMP, encoded by the coding sequence ATGCAAATCCTCGTCTCCACAGATGGCGTCATTCAGCAGTTCGCTGATGCCATCCAACCTGCACGCATGCAGCGCGCCATGCGCGAGGGCTTGCAGGAGGGCGGCAAGAAGACGCTGACGCAGGTCCGTCGGGCCTTGCGCACGCAGACCGGTGTGAAGGCCTACAGGGCTATCTTGGAGCGCACGCACGGCAGCATGGCCGGCGACCTCGCCTACGTCATCCGTGGCGAGGGCAAGGGAATGCCGATTGGCAATTTCCGTGTTGGCGTGAACAGCAAGGGCGTGCTGGCGTTCCCATGGGGCACGGCACACCAGTTCAAGCGATCGTTCGCTGTGGGTGGCAGGTATCGGGCGCGTACCACGTCGGCCCGCTTCCCCATCCGCGCACTCTACGGCCCGTCTGTGGCCAAGGAGATCGTGAAGGACCAGAGCGAGCAGACGTTCGAGCAGTCGGCGCGCACCTTTGTGCTCGATGCCATCACCCGCCGCGTCATGAGAGCGATGCCGTAA
- a CDS encoding hypothetical protein (Evidence 5 : Unknown function) — MACSEPDRRKATLGRVERQRAPRPLFLESNMSLIQRILDRLREACRPLVPAF; from the coding sequence TTGGCATGTTCGGAACCTGATCGCCGCAAGGCGACCCTCGGCCGGGTCGAGCGCCAACGTGCTCCCCGGCCGCTTTTCTTGGAGAGCAACATGTCCCTGATCCAGCGCATTCTCGATCGGCTGCGTGAGGCTTGCCGGCCCCTCGTACCGGCCTTCTGA
- a CDS encoding hypothetical protein (Evidence 5 : Unknown function), with protein MSHIEIANVPPVTEDKLSATSVKYYAVCKHCRIVNDRGIAIEPAGDILPSKEELEAANIPQALNIVCERCNQQDFDFEAAGILQ; from the coding sequence ATGAGCCACATTGAGATCGCGAACGTTCCGCCGGTCACCGAGGACAAGCTAAGCGCAACTTCGGTCAAGTACTACGCTGTGTGCAAGCATTGTCGCATCGTCAACGATCGTGGGATCGCTATAGAGCCGGCTGGTGACATCCTGCCCTCGAAGGAAGAACTTGAGGCGGCCAACATTCCTCAAGCTCTCAACATCGTTTGCGAGCGTTGCAACCAGCAGGATTTTGACTTCGAGGCTGCCGGCATTCTGCAATAA
- a CDS encoding hypothetical protein (Evidence 5 : Unknown function), with translation MDNVVQIKNPPEDAAPPPGAVYYLPICRRCGIIALPGFHIPPISGQLPTQEELQAADIASRTGIVCKRCDGNDFVFVPDCEIDENYRVRGPIEKG, from the coding sequence ATGGACAATGTTGTCCAGATCAAGAACCCACCGGAGGACGCGGCCCCACCGCCCGGCGCCGTCTACTATCTCCCGATCTGCCGAAGGTGCGGCATCATTGCCCTGCCCGGCTTTCACATACCGCCCATATCGGGGCAGTTGCCCACACAGGAAGAACTTCAGGCTGCTGACATTGCCAGCCGGACGGGCATCGTTTGCAAGCGCTGCGACGGGAATGATTTCGTCTTCGTGCCAGATTGCGAGATCGACGAGAACTATCGGGTGCGTGGCCCGATAGAGAAGGGGTGA
- a CDS encoding hypothetical protein (Evidence 5 : Unknown function), producing MTKRPSLDHYDNRDYDNATLLTGDAWANDALYISMTEGRTHARDKALLKQFGVDGSVPLHQAMINAGLAANDNSPPVAMAIAA from the coding sequence ATGACGAAGCGTCCAAGCCTCGACCACTACGACAACCGCGACTACGACAACGCCACGCTACTCACTGGCGACGCATGGGCCAACGATGCCCTCTACATCTCCATGACCGAGGGCAGAACGCATGCCCGCGACAAAGCGCTGCTGAAGCAGTTCGGCGTGGATGGAAGCGTCCCGCTTCATCAGGCGATGATCAATGCTGGCTTGGCGGCCAACGATAACAGTCCACCCGTCGCCATGGCCATTGCCGCTTAG
- a CDS encoding conserved hypothetical protein (Evidence 4 : Unknown function but conserved in other organisms) — MTIAANDNTPSARKLAMDTERKRDDRAAEKLKRSIRARQAIGDGWDGRPDNDNIAWPLAKALLAEKNGDLLKYAIRYRQIEASATSGAQLGGTSQGMEFMPLDQRTWLNAKGEVVNKGARRLTAVEVTGDIGTHNGAKVAKKWNGDAKVHAMIDDKALLAQLRNRLGIILEPFEELVLHGKTYEHVGRMMGIGNHAGAKGAASALVHMGLIAIRDALGDVTRQQLAA; from the coding sequence ATGACCATTGCAGCCAACGACAACACACCATCGGCCCGTAAGCTCGCGATGGATACGGAGCGCAAGAGAGACGACCGAGCGGCCGAAAAGCTGAAACGATCGATCCGGGCTCGGCAGGCGATCGGGGACGGATGGGACGGCAGGCCCGACAACGACAATATCGCGTGGCCGCTTGCCAAAGCGCTTTTGGCCGAAAAGAACGGCGACCTGCTCAAGTACGCCATCCGGTACAGGCAAATCGAGGCCAGCGCGACAAGCGGCGCGCAACTGGGAGGGACATCGCAGGGCATGGAGTTCATGCCGCTCGATCAGCGAACCTGGCTCAATGCGAAGGGCGAGGTGGTGAACAAGGGTGCCCGGAGACTTACCGCCGTCGAGGTGACGGGTGATATTGGCACACACAACGGCGCGAAGGTCGCAAAGAAGTGGAACGGCGACGCCAAGGTCCACGCGATGATCGATGACAAGGCCTTGCTGGCGCAGCTACGCAACCGGCTGGGGATCATCCTAGAGCCTTTCGAGGAGCTCGTGCTGCACGGAAAGACCTATGAGCACGTGGGCCGGATGATGGGGATCGGCAACCACGCTGGGGCGAAAGGCGCGGCATCAGCCTTGGTTCACATGGGCCTCATCGCCATCCGCGACGCGCTTGGCGACGTCACGCGCCAGCAACTCGCGGCATAG
- a CDS encoding hypothetical protein (Evidence 5 : Unknown function), with product MATPRRIPEWRLQHAAIKALFQARKEGMALRYAASMNAGLRSPRDRAIAKATGMAAGEPDLNIYLPKGRLLQIEYKTEDGELSSEQIDAHAEILDLGFPPVAVVVAKDEDDAANQTLKLVRQRIQDIQ from the coding sequence ATGGCAACCCCACGACGAATTCCCGAATGGCGCTTGCAGCACGCTGCGATCAAGGCGCTGTTCCAGGCTCGCAAGGAAGGCATGGCCCTCCGATACGCGGCCAGCATGAACGCCGGGCTTCGCAGCCCACGAGACCGAGCAATCGCCAAAGCCACCGGCATGGCGGCCGGCGAACCCGACCTGAACATCTACCTGCCCAAGGGTCGGCTTCTCCAGATCGAATACAAGACCGAGGACGGCGAGCTGTCCTCCGAGCAAATCGACGCCCACGCTGAAATTCTCGACCTGGGCTTCCCTCCCGTGGCCGTTGTCGTCGCCAAGGACGAAGACGACGCAGCCAATCAAACCCTCAAGCTCGTGCGCCAGCGCATCCAGGACATCCAATGA
- a CDS encoding conserved hypothetical protein (Evidence 4 : Unknown function but conserved in other organisms): MTLLTPTTPTAPTPYNQTGSTLVDQGFSAIPCRPGSKRPGSYSYGQWYGRNDWQQYCNRLPTDYETRAWERWPDAGVCVALGYAGLIAIDIDTDDPELCAALAAVIPESPIMKRGQKGFTAFYTGPDTIKSAAFNVNNERVVDLLAHGKQTVVPPTIHPETQKPYQWIGEALESTTPDRLPTLPPDIAERIAEALAPFGYAPTHTPRPQGEGYGHSIWRDLNAKALENLDAWVPALDLPKCKRTPRGYVAVPFWRPSNRGRPTHQRNPNLKITRDGIKDFHDGDRGYTALDVVMEALGCGLDFADEWLRGKLGYQEPDLYGLEAWFPKVAATESAPEQSEPQPVAAPRATVNPFAPSAAGGLLHAISQWVLDNGRRPVPEYAIMAATTFLAGLYGRRCVGPTGAGLNVYFVGLGSSAHGKGHPLKALKTLAVDTGLQQLVVAGDFTADSAIERALRRSPSMVVAWDEFGLVLQGVNGKNASSWTRTVRRALLEVYSLSADMWTGKQYADPKRDDPEPIFCPTLSILGMTTPSTFYDGLADGNLSDGFLNRMTVIHATETPERRKAPPVMITPPSLQAEIKAAANTQFGRGNLAGANHRDSRARPPLHVVEWESPAVEARWLEIEDWQIAEIEERNGVEGIIGRTAEQTIKLATIRALSRDGARARVTLDDVEWGYAVVQRSLDCLDRGVREHMASSEFESLCKAIVAALRKSKDGAMPMGHLLRIKGISRSEDRHVNAAIDRLVRVGDVVRTRARNGGQGLKLAELGDDEIAA, translated from the coding sequence ATGACCCTCCTAACCCCCACCACCCCCACCGCGCCGACACCCTACAATCAGACTGGCTCCACGCTCGTCGACCAGGGCTTCAGCGCGATCCCATGCCGCCCCGGATCCAAAAGACCCGGTTCCTACAGTTACGGGCAGTGGTACGGCCGGAACGACTGGCAGCAGTATTGCAACCGGCTTCCGACCGACTACGAAACCCGCGCCTGGGAGCGCTGGCCGGACGCTGGCGTCTGCGTGGCGCTGGGCTATGCCGGCCTGATCGCGATCGACATCGATACGGACGATCCGGAGCTATGCGCCGCGCTGGCCGCGGTCATCCCGGAATCCCCGATCATGAAGCGCGGCCAGAAGGGTTTCACGGCGTTTTATACCGGCCCCGACACCATCAAGTCGGCCGCCTTCAACGTGAACAACGAGCGCGTCGTGGACCTTCTGGCCCACGGCAAGCAGACGGTCGTCCCGCCCACCATCCACCCGGAGACCCAAAAGCCTTATCAGTGGATCGGCGAGGCGCTCGAGTCCACGACGCCCGACCGTCTCCCCACGCTCCCCCCCGACATCGCCGAACGCATCGCGGAGGCCCTGGCACCTTTCGGATACGCGCCGACGCACACGCCCAGGCCGCAGGGGGAGGGATACGGCCACTCAATCTGGCGCGACCTGAATGCCAAGGCGCTCGAAAACCTCGACGCTTGGGTGCCAGCGCTCGACCTTCCCAAATGCAAGCGCACTCCACGCGGCTATGTGGCGGTGCCGTTCTGGCGCCCGTCCAATCGCGGTCGGCCGACGCACCAGCGCAACCCGAACCTGAAGATCACCCGCGACGGAATTAAAGATTTCCACGACGGTGATCGCGGCTACACGGCGCTCGACGTTGTCATGGAGGCACTCGGCTGCGGGCTCGACTTCGCGGACGAGTGGTTGCGCGGCAAGCTCGGATACCAGGAGCCGGACCTTTACGGCCTGGAAGCCTGGTTCCCGAAGGTCGCCGCCACCGAGTCCGCTCCCGAACAATCCGAGCCCCAGCCTGTCGCCGCGCCGCGTGCCACGGTCAACCCGTTCGCGCCATCGGCCGCCGGCGGGCTGCTCCATGCCATCTCGCAGTGGGTCTTGGACAACGGGCGGCGCCCGGTGCCGGAGTACGCCATCATGGCCGCCACGACGTTCCTGGCGGGGCTGTACGGCCGTCGCTGCGTCGGGCCTACCGGTGCGGGGCTGAACGTCTACTTCGTCGGGCTGGGCTCCTCTGCCCACGGAAAGGGCCATCCGTTGAAGGCGCTCAAGACGCTGGCCGTGGACACCGGCTTGCAGCAGCTCGTCGTTGCCGGCGACTTCACGGCCGACAGCGCCATAGAGCGCGCCTTGCGCCGCTCCCCGTCGATGGTTGTGGCGTGGGACGAGTTCGGGCTCGTGCTGCAAGGCGTGAACGGCAAGAACGCATCCTCCTGGACGCGCACGGTGCGCCGGGCGCTCCTGGAGGTCTACAGCCTTTCGGCGGACATGTGGACCGGCAAGCAGTATGCCGACCCAAAGCGCGACGACCCCGAGCCCATCTTCTGCCCCACGCTGTCGATCCTGGGCATGACGACGCCCTCGACGTTCTACGACGGGCTGGCGGACGGCAACCTGTCGGATGGCTTCCTGAACCGGATGACCGTGATCCACGCCACCGAGACACCCGAGCGCCGGAAGGCGCCTCCGGTGATGATCACGCCGCCTTCGTTGCAGGCGGAGATCAAGGCGGCGGCGAACACGCAGTTCGGCCGGGGCAACCTCGCGGGCGCAAACCACCGGGATTCCCGCGCCAGGCCGCCGCTGCACGTAGTGGAATGGGAGAGCCCGGCCGTCGAAGCGCGCTGGCTCGAAATCGAGGACTGGCAGATTGCCGAGATCGAGGAGCGCAACGGCGTCGAAGGCATCATTGGCCGAACCGCGGAACAGACGATCAAGCTCGCCACCATCCGCGCTCTGTCCCGTGACGGCGCCCGTGCACGCGTCACGCTCGACGATGTGGAATGGGGCTATGCCGTCGTCCAGCGCTCGCTCGATTGCCTCGATCGGGGCGTGCGGGAGCACATGGCGTCAAGCGAGTTCGAGTCCCTCTGCAAGGCGATCGTCGCCGCTCTGCGGAAGTCCAAGGACGGGGCTATGCCCATGGGGCACCTGCTCCGCATCAAGGGCATCTCACGATCCGAAGACCGGCACGTCAACGCGGCCATCGATCGGCTGGTGCGCGTCGGCGACGTGGTCCGCACACGCGCCCGCAACGGTGGGCAGGGGCTGAAACTGGCGGAATTGGGAGATGACGAAATTGCTGCGTAG
- a CDS encoding hypothetical protein (Evidence 5 : Unknown function): MSIFKWAKPSITDNGKSLHLKVTIDDEAAPVKPVPPPQAMGYQALDGSLHETAKGAKSVNVKLLVDGLSSDIWSHSRYATGYIWDLTDIAKSKGTPFLIARLRRLADDLEQHAA, translated from the coding sequence ATGAGCATCTTCAAATGGGCAAAGCCGTCCATCACGGACAACGGCAAATCGCTTCACCTGAAAGTCACGATCGACGACGAGGCTGCGCCTGTGAAGCCCGTGCCGCCGCCGCAGGCCATGGGCTATCAGGCCCTTGATGGTTCGCTGCACGAGACAGCCAAGGGCGCCAAGTCGGTGAATGTGAAACTGCTCGTGGATGGGCTCTCCAGCGACATATGGAGTCACAGCAGGTATGCGACGGGGTATATCTGGGATCTGACAGACATCGCCAAAAGCAAAGGCACCCCCTTCCTCATCGCGCGCCTGCGTCGTCTTGCGGATGACCTTGAGCAGCACGCGGCGTAG
- a CDS encoding hypothetical protein (Evidence 5 : Unknown function) has product MSIATVQRQASAAEMAAEIDRRGAVIESLEAEVESLRRANRHLGDQAAANRSKIAYLTSAEQRERNAWHQRDKALKRAEEAEGKAERAYGAGFRDAMAMAASVVRNWSLPTIQTPSMWLIDKAGIEADILAIELPARNGE; this is encoded by the coding sequence TTGAGTATAGCTACAGTCCAGCGCCAAGCCAGCGCAGCGGAAATGGCCGCAGAGATCGACCGACGCGGTGCGGTCATCGAGAGCCTGGAGGCGGAAGTGGAATCGCTGCGCCGGGCGAACCGCCATCTCGGCGACCAGGCTGCCGCCAACCGAAGCAAGATCGCGTATCTCACCAGCGCCGAGCAGCGAGAGCGAAACGCTTGGCACCAGCGGGACAAGGCATTGAAGCGGGCCGAAGAGGCAGAGGGGAAGGCTGAACGTGCCTATGGGGCTGGCTTTCGAGATGCGATGGCCATGGCCGCGAGCGTCGTGCGCAACTGGTCGCTTCCGACGATCCAAACACCGTCTATGTGGCTGATCGATAAAGCCGGCATCGAGGCGGACATCCTGGCTATCGAACTTCCTGCGAGGAATGGGGAATGA
- a CDS encoding conserved hypothetical protein (Evidence 4 : Unknown function but conserved in other organisms), with protein sequence MAIPPMEEPADCWLCHRHAEGLGVGTPQQPKWLCKECLVMADDIRRARRLDAFEVLALTDAGADGGAYLDALGKTDLAELTEHEFREFVRRVVQGFGASLRQQIREGRAPF encoded by the coding sequence ATGGCAATTCCACCAATGGAAGAACCGGCCGATTGCTGGCTGTGCCACCGACACGCCGAGGGGCTGGGTGTGGGGACGCCGCAGCAGCCCAAGTGGCTCTGTAAGGAGTGCCTCGTGATGGCCGACGACATTCGCAGGGCGCGCCGTTTGGACGCGTTCGAAGTTCTAGCGCTCACCGACGCAGGCGCGGACGGAGGGGCGTATTTGGACGCTTTGGGAAAAACTGACTTGGCCGAACTCACTGAGCATGAATTCCGCGAGTTCGTGCGGCGTGTGGTGCAGGGGTTTGGCGCAAGTCTAAGGCAGCAGATTCGAGAGGGGAGGGCGCCGTTTTGA
- a CDS encoding Type II toxin-antitoxin system HicA family toxin, whose protein sequence is MNTMKASEIRAQLEREGWVVSRSEKHITYWHPVLKRIARVPHGRKMVSSGVMISIAKAAGWKWPPR, encoded by the coding sequence ATGAACACGATGAAGGCTTCAGAGATCAGGGCGCAGCTGGAACGGGAGGGTTGGGTGGTGTCACGGTCAGAAAAGCACATCACCTACTGGCACCCGGTCCTCAAGCGTATCGCCCGCGTTCCTCATGGCAGGAAGATGGTCTCATCCGGTGTCATGATTTCGATCGCTAAAGCCGCCGGCTGGAAGTGGCCACCCCGATAA
- a CDS encoding HicB-like domain-containing protein — MTYYTAIIDRSEDGAFGASFPDLPGATAMADTLDEAIDAAREALRDWVEVAVENGVEVPAPRDAADIVKDADVKDLLAAGAVLVGVPLVARRGRAVRVQITLDEGTLAAVDEAARRTKDTRSGFLARAAIAEIARA, encoded by the coding sequence ATGACATACTACACCGCCATCATTGACCGTTCAGAAGACGGCGCCTTCGGAGCCTCATTCCCCGATCTCCCCGGCGCCACTGCAATGGCCGATACCCTTGACGAAGCCATCGACGCCGCGCGTGAAGCCTTGCGCGACTGGGTGGAAGTTGCCGTTGAAAACGGTGTCGAGGTTCCCGCCCCCCGCGACGCAGCCGACATCGTCAAGGACGCCGACGTGAAAGACCTGCTCGCCGCCGGCGCCGTATTGGTGGGCGTGCCCCTCGTCGCCCGTCGCGGCCGCGCTGTGCGCGTCCAGATTACGTTAGACGAAGGCACGCTCGCGGCCGTTGACGAAGCTGCCCGGCGCACGAAGGACACCCGCAGCGGCTTTCTGGCACGGGCGGCAATCGCGGAAATTGCCCGTGCCTAG